From the Roseateles sp. XES5 genome, one window contains:
- a CDS encoding short-chain fatty acyl-CoA regulator family protein, whose protein sequence is MAAGKLYIGRRVRELRQANRATQAQFAERLGISVSYLNQIENNQRPVSAGVLLALAEKFRIDLADLSGGEGDRLVSALSETLTDSLFDGYTPSLQELKLVTQNAPGFAHALIAAHRAYRHNSEQLASINDTLGRSLAAIETTPYEEVRDFFHFVDNYIGDLDLLAERLAGEIGIGEADPGPLLTGYLERQYGVRIVRAAHGDDLVRAYDPEARLLTLNSYLPAPTRHFQIALQIAQLHAEPIVESVAAGAGFRTAEAYEICRIGLHNYFAGALLLPYRRFMEAAREVRHDLDLLAARFGASLEQVCHRLSTLQRPGQKGVPIFFARIDRAGNITKRHSATRLQFARFGAACPLWNAHQAFENPGRISRQLAETPDGVRYLCLSMQVSRGGRGFRQPQQHYALALGCEVSHAESFVYADDLDLGNAGAYDPIGISCRICERTQCASRAVPPLKGRLVVEHNIRRTIPYSIRALGET, encoded by the coding sequence ATGGCTGCGGGAAAACTCTATATCGGCCGGAGGGTGCGGGAGCTGCGCCAGGCGAACCGCGCGACGCAGGCGCAGTTCGCCGAGCGTCTCGGCATCTCCGTCTCTTATCTCAACCAGATCGAGAACAACCAGCGCCCGGTTTCGGCCGGCGTTCTCCTGGCGCTGGCGGAGAAATTCCGCATCGATCTTGCCGATCTCTCGGGCGGAGAGGGCGACCGGCTGGTCTCGGCCCTGTCGGAAACGCTGACGGATTCGCTCTTCGACGGCTATACGCCGAGCCTTCAGGAGCTGAAGCTCGTCACGCAGAACGCGCCGGGTTTCGCCCATGCGCTGATCGCGGCGCACCGGGCCTACCGGCACAATTCCGAGCAGCTCGCCAGCATCAACGACACGCTCGGGCGCAGCCTCGCCGCCATCGAGACGACGCCTTACGAGGAAGTGCGCGACTTCTTCCATTTCGTCGACAACTATATCGGCGATCTCGATCTCCTCGCCGAACGGCTGGCGGGCGAGATCGGCATCGGCGAGGCCGATCCGGGGCCGTTGCTGACGGGCTATCTGGAACGGCAGTATGGGGTGCGGATCGTGCGTGCGGCGCATGGCGACGATCTCGTGCGCGCTTACGATCCCGAAGCGCGCCTCCTGACGCTGAATTCCTATCTGCCGGCTCCGACCCGGCACTTCCAGATCGCGTTGCAGATCGCCCAGCTCCATGCCGAGCCCATCGTCGAGAGCGTTGCCGCCGGTGCCGGGTTTCGGACAGCGGAGGCTTACGAAATCTGCCGTATCGGCCTGCACAACTATTTTGCCGGCGCGCTGCTCCTGCCCTATCGCCGGTTCATGGAGGCGGCGCGGGAGGTGCGGCACGACCTCGACCTGCTCGCCGCGCGCTTCGGCGCGAGCCTCGAGCAGGTCTGTCATCGCCTCTCGACCCTGCAGCGGCCGGGCCAGAAGGGCGTGCCCATCTTCTTCGCGCGCATCGACCGGGCGGGCAACATCACCAAGCGCCATAGCGCGACACGCCTGCAGTTCGCCCGTTTCGGTGCGGCCTGTCCGTTGTGGAACGCGCACCAGGCCTTCGAGAATCCGGGCCGGATTTCCCGCCAGCTCGCCGAGACGCCCGATGGCGTGCGTTATCTCTGTCTTTCGATGCAGGTCTCGCGCGGCGGGCGGGGCTTCCGCCAGCCGCAGCAGCACTATGCGCTGGCGCTCGGCTGCGAGGTCTCCCACGCGGAGAGCTTCGTCTATGCCGACGATCTCGATCTCGGCAATGCGGGAGCTTACGACCCGATCGGCATCTCCTGCCGCATCTGCGAGCGCACCCAATGCGCCAGCCGCGCCGTCCCTCCGCTGAAGGGCCGGCTGGTGGTGGAGCACAATATACGCCGCACGATACCCTATTCGATCCGGGCGCTCGGGGAGACGTGA
- a CDS encoding flavin reductase family protein gives MDTRSTTIEQGARTAFDFTKLDARERYKLMIGTIIPRPIALVTTVDENGSFNAAPFSFFNCLSADPPILAIGVENNPDMSFKDTGHNIRMTEVFTVNIVSHAIAEAMHVCGTKYPRGVDELKQAGLTAMPGEKIAAPWIKEAPAAFECRRHVTLELGKSRQIIMGEILFAHYQPGAVDSALHVDPNVIDAIARLGGDTCSTIRDRFEMFTPKLP, from the coding sequence ATGGACACCCGCAGCACGACGATCGAACAGGGCGCAAGAACCGCCTTCGACTTCACCAAGCTCGATGCACGCGAACGCTACAAGCTGATGATCGGCACGATCATCCCGCGGCCGATCGCGCTCGTGACGACGGTCGATGAAAACGGCAGCTTCAACGCGGCACCGTTCAGCTTCTTCAACTGCCTTTCCGCCGACCCGCCGATCCTCGCCATCGGCGTCGAGAACAATCCCGACATGTCCTTCAAGGACACCGGCCACAATATCCGCATGACGGAGGTCTTCACCGTCAACATCGTCTCGCACGCCATTGCCGAGGCGATGCATGTCTGCGGCACGAAATATCCGCGCGGCGTCGACGAATTGAAACAGGCGGGCCTGACCGCCATGCCCGGCGAAAAGATCGCCGCGCCGTGGATCAAGGAGGCGCCGGCGGCCTTCGAGTGCCGCCGCCATGTCACGCTGGAACTCGGCAAGTCGCGTCAGATCATCATGGGCGAGATCCTTTTCGCCCACTACCAGCCCGGCGCCGTGGACAGCGCGCTGCATGTCGACCCGAACGTCATCGACGCCATCGCCCGCCTTGGCGGCGATACCTGCTCGACGATCCGCGACCGCTTCGAGATGTTTACCCCGAAGCTGCCCTGA
- a CDS encoding amidohydrolase: MTADLLIRNARPMGGDPVDLVIRNGRFDTRDGALPKEEIDATGYIALPGLVEAHTHLDKTLIGMDWYENRVGPTRNHRILADRQAKRELGIDARRQSARQILQTLPFGVLAIRSHVDVDTEIGIANIEGVLETREALRDLVDVQIVAFPQSGMLPREGTLDLMDAAMRAGADIVGGIDPATIDRDPVRHIDAIFALADRHSKPIDIHLHELGELGAFCLELIIERTRTLSMQGRVMVSHAYCLGMLDAARQQGLIETLTAERIAVLTVGSPAMPALPLRLMRQCGLTVASGSDGIQNTWEPWGNGDMLERAKYLAQRNGMTNDADLAETTRICTFGGAEAMGLEGYGFDEGNVGDLVLVPARALAEAVALTPSKRTVIRRGRVLVRDGALAEDLPSIA, translated from the coding sequence ATGACCGCAGACCTTCTTATCCGCAACGCCCGTCCCATGGGCGGCGACCCGGTGGACCTCGTCATCCGCAACGGCCGCTTCGACACGCGAGACGGCGCCCTGCCAAAGGAAGAGATCGACGCTACAGGATACATCGCCCTGCCCGGTCTCGTCGAGGCGCATACCCATCTCGACAAGACCTTGATCGGCATGGACTGGTACGAAAACCGCGTCGGTCCGACCCGCAACCACCGCATCCTTGCCGACCGTCAGGCCAAGCGCGAGCTCGGCATCGACGCGCGCCGCCAGTCCGCGCGCCAGATCCTGCAGACGCTGCCCTTCGGCGTGCTCGCCATCCGCAGCCATGTCGACGTGGACACGGAAATCGGCATCGCCAATATCGAGGGTGTACTCGAAACCCGCGAGGCGTTGCGCGATCTCGTGGACGTGCAGATCGTTGCCTTTCCGCAAAGCGGCATGCTGCCGCGCGAGGGCACCCTGGACTTGATGGACGCGGCGATGCGGGCCGGCGCCGACATTGTCGGCGGCATCGATCCCGCCACCATCGACCGTGATCCCGTCCGCCATATCGACGCGATCTTCGCCCTTGCCGACCGCCATTCAAAACCGATCGACATCCATCTGCACGAGCTCGGCGAGCTCGGCGCCTTTTGCCTCGAGCTCATCATCGAGCGCACCCGCACGCTCTCGATGCAGGGCCGCGTGATGGTGAGCCACGCCTATTGCCTGGGCATGCTGGATGCCGCACGGCAACAGGGACTGATCGAGACGCTCACGGCCGAGCGCATCGCGGTGTTGACGGTCGGAAGCCCGGCAATGCCTGCCCTTCCCCTCCGCCTGATGCGGCAATGCGGCCTGACGGTCGCTTCCGGCTCGGACGGCATCCAGAACACCTGGGAACCCTGGGGCAATGGCGACATGCTGGAGCGGGCGAAATACCTCGCGCAGCGCAACGGAATGACCAACGACGCCGACCTTGCCGAGACCACCCGCATCTGCACCTTCGGTGGCGCGGAAGCCATGGGCCTTGAAGGCTACGGCTTTGACGAGGGGAATGTCGGCGATCTCGTGCTGGTGCCGGCGCGCGCCCTTGCGGAAGCCGTCGCCCTGACGCCGTCAAAGCGCACCGTCATCCGTCGCGGCCGCGTGCTGGTGCGCGACGGCGCCCTTGCGGAGGACCTGCCGTCCATCGCCTAG
- a CDS encoding amidohydrolase family protein: MTKTLLIENGTIVTMDADRRILDTGYVLVENGRITAIGDGVFNAPAEAERIDARGMVVMPGLIDTHAHAGHMLTKGLGGDSEDWMTITGRIYAEATDPEFWAAEAALSAAERIKCGTTTAALLFGGGPDIMRTEAPEAAEAHLAAIAEMGVREVLAVGPNRPAAASVYRTYKGGSHEEIAVSPQVQLAVSAALIDAWTGRNDRVQVAVSLPVFNVAELEDAAVLDLSRKARQLAREKNVLLVQDGHREGSIAANDEKLALFDGRSVLAHCVDLTEADIAALKRTGAKVAHNPSALMSVFARCPAPEMRGEGITVSLGTDAAAPDRSFDMFRNMFQAHRYHARHFQDDAVLPPLDLLEMATIEGARALSMEDEIGSLETGKRADILLVNMRQPHLWPPVDPVQRLARFANGADVDTTIVDGRILMRGRRLVAQDENAILDRAEKAFRLAMQRAGLA; this comes from the coding sequence ATGACGAAAACCTTGCTGATCGAGAATGGCACGATCGTCACCATGGATGCCGATCGGCGCATCCTCGACACGGGCTATGTACTGGTGGAAAACGGCCGGATAACCGCCATCGGCGACGGTGTTTTCAACGCCCCGGCCGAGGCCGAGCGCATCGACGCGCGCGGCATGGTCGTGATGCCGGGCCTCATCGACACGCATGCCCATGCCGGCCATATGCTGACCAAGGGCCTCGGCGGCGATTCCGAGGACTGGATGACGATCACCGGCCGCATCTATGCCGAGGCCACCGACCCGGAATTCTGGGCGGCCGAGGCCGCGCTTTCGGCGGCCGAGCGGATCAAGTGCGGCACGACAACGGCCGCCCTGCTCTTCGGCGGGGGGCCGGACATCATGCGCACCGAAGCGCCTGAGGCCGCCGAAGCGCATCTTGCCGCCATCGCCGAAATGGGCGTGCGCGAAGTGCTGGCCGTCGGCCCCAACCGCCCCGCGGCCGCGAGCGTCTATCGCACCTACAAGGGCGGTTCCCATGAAGAGATCGCCGTCTCGCCGCAAGTGCAGCTCGCCGTCAGCGCTGCACTGATCGACGCCTGGACCGGCCGAAACGACCGGGTGCAGGTCGCCGTCTCCCTCCCGGTCTTCAACGTCGCGGAGCTGGAGGATGCCGCCGTACTCGATCTGTCACGCAAGGCACGGCAATTGGCGCGGGAAAAGAACGTTCTGCTGGTTCAGGATGGCCATCGCGAGGGGTCGATTGCCGCCAACGACGAAAAACTCGCACTGTTCGACGGCCGTTCGGTGCTCGCCCATTGCGTCGATCTCACCGAGGCCGACATTGCCGCGCTGAAGCGCACCGGCGCCAAGGTGGCGCACAATCCGAGCGCGCTGATGTCCGTCTTCGCCCGTTGCCCGGCGCCGGAAATGCGTGGCGAAGGCATCACCGTCTCGCTCGGCACCGATGCCGCCGCGCCCGACCGCTCCTTCGACATGTTCCGCAACATGTTCCAGGCGCACCGCTATCATGCCCGTCATTTCCAGGACGACGCCGTGCTGCCGCCGCTCGACCTTCTCGAAATGGCGACGATCGAGGGTGCGCGGGCGCTTTCCATGGAAGACGAGATCGGCTCGCTCGAAACCGGCAAGCGCGCCGATATCCTGCTCGTCAACATGCGCCAGCCGCATCTGTGGCCGCCGGTCGATCCGGTGCAGCGCCTTGCACGCTTTGCCAACGGCGCGGACGTGGACACGACCATCGTCGACGGCCGCATCCTGATGCGTGGGCGCAGGCTCGTCGCCCAGGACGAGAACGCCATCCTCGACCGCGCCGAAAAGGCCTTCCGCCTCGCCATGCAGCGTGCCGGGCTCGCCTGA
- a CDS encoding ABC transporter substrate-binding protein codes for MNTYMKSLLAGLAILAPLSAPALAETLRWSASGDVISYDPNAQVDSFTQSVQHMVFDPLVRRNKDLKLEPALATSWEIVEPTRWRFKLRQGVTFHEGQPFNADDVVATIQRQIDPGSRNRENLSAVTGVEKVDDYTVDLILRGPYPLLLNDLAAIYIMSKPWMAEHDALKPGNTATGVVTYASNHANGTGPFKLKSYEPDSRSVFEVNKDWWDKPEHNLTEVEFRPIASDATRVAALLSGEVDMIAPVPLQDVDRIASTDGLKVVENPSLRTITLALNFKKELHAAPGVANPMLNVKVRQALWHAIDLNTIQKRLMRGKSRVAGMLVAPAVTGYDEAIDKPLDYDVDKAKALLTEAGYPDGFKTGLACSNDRYIADEQICLAISSMWAKIGVQVDLGVESKTTYFPRMDNGELDVYLLGWASLPAMDGYSVLQALLATNDGTYGGSNPNGLSDPRIDALTRSASVELDETKRVDMLKEAFRITHDEALFIPLHQQPVAWAMSNKVDIPQFPDEYVRPWFAKVNN; via the coding sequence GTGAACACCTACATGAAGTCCCTTCTGGCGGGGCTTGCCATCCTGGCGCCGCTCTCTGCCCCGGCGCTTGCCGAAACGCTCCGGTGGTCCGCCTCCGGCGACGTCATTTCCTACGACCCGAACGCCCAGGTCGACAGCTTCACGCAGAGCGTCCAGCACATGGTCTTCGACCCGCTGGTCCGCCGCAACAAGGATCTGAAACTCGAGCCGGCGCTTGCGACGTCCTGGGAGATCGTCGAGCCGACCCGCTGGCGCTTCAAGCTGCGCCAAGGCGTAACGTTCCATGAAGGCCAGCCTTTCAATGCCGACGACGTGGTGGCGACCATCCAGCGCCAGATCGATCCCGGCTCGCGCAACCGCGAAAACCTTTCCGCCGTCACCGGCGTCGAGAAGGTGGACGACTATACGGTCGACCTTATCCTGCGCGGCCCCTATCCGCTGCTCCTCAACGACCTTGCCGCCATCTACATCATGAGCAAGCCGTGGATGGCCGAGCACGATGCGCTGAAGCCGGGCAACACGGCGACCGGCGTTGTCACCTATGCCAGCAACCACGCCAACGGTACCGGCCCCTTCAAGCTGAAGAGCTACGAGCCGGATTCCCGCTCGGTCTTCGAGGTCAACAAGGACTGGTGGGACAAGCCGGAGCATAACCTGACGGAAGTCGAATTCCGCCCGATCGCCTCCGACGCCACGCGCGTCGCCGCGCTGCTGTCCGGCGAAGTCGATATGATCGCGCCCGTTCCGCTGCAGGACGTCGACCGCATCGCCTCCACCGATGGCCTGAAGGTCGTCGAGAACCCGTCGCTGCGCACCATCACGCTGGCCCTCAACTTCAAGAAGGAGCTGCACGCGGCTCCCGGCGTCGCCAATCCGATGCTGAACGTGAAGGTGCGTCAGGCGCTCTGGCACGCCATCGACCTCAACACGATCCAGAAGCGCCTGATGCGCGGCAAGTCGCGCGTCGCCGGCATGCTCGTCGCTCCGGCCGTCACCGGCTATGACGAGGCGATCGACAAGCCGCTGGACTACGATGTCGACAAGGCGAAGGCCCTTCTGACCGAAGCCGGTTACCCGGATGGCTTCAAGACGGGGCTTGCCTGCTCGAACGACCGCTACATCGCCGACGAACAGATCTGCCTTGCGATCTCCTCCATGTGGGCGAAGATCGGCGTGCAGGTCGATCTCGGCGTCGAGAGCAAGACGACCTACTTCCCGCGCATGGACAATGGCGAACTCGACGTCTACCTGCTCGGCTGGGCGTCGCTTCCGGCGATGGACGGCTACAGCGTGCTTCAGGCGCTGCTCGCCACCAATGACGGCACCTATGGCGGCTCCAACCCGAACGGCCTTTCCGATCCCCGTATCGACGCGCTCACCCGCTCGGCTTCGGTGGAACTGGACGAGACGAAGCGCGTGGACATGCTGAAGGAAGCCTTCCGCATCACCCATGACGAGGCGCTGTTCATTCCGCTGCACCAGCAGCCGGTCGCCTGGGCCATGAGCAACAAGGTCGACATCCCGCAGTTCCCGGACGAATACGTTCGTCCGTGGTTCGCGAAGGTCAACAACTAA
- a CDS encoding ABC transporter permease, with protein sequence MLRLFSVRLFQAILVMIAVTAIAFVMFRFVGDPVASMVREGATQAEKDALRVALGLDKPILVQFFDFLGQVLTGDLGTSFRYQQPVVSLLMSRLPATLELVIVATFLALAIGIPLGVLCALKPNSVLSRLTQSATLIGISMPTFVTGLLLILVFAVNLRWLPSSGRGDLVDLGFWKTGFLTLSGLKSLILPAITLSVFQLTLIMRLVRAEMLEVLRTDYIKFARARGLSNRAVYFGHALKNTLVPVITITGLQLGSLIAFAIITETVFQWPGMGLLFTNAVGYPDVPVLAAYLLFVGFLFVMINMVVDILYTFIDPRLRTR encoded by the coding sequence ATGCTCAGACTTTTCTCGGTGCGGCTCTTCCAGGCCATCCTCGTGATGATCGCCGTGACCGCCATTGCCTTCGTCATGTTCCGCTTCGTCGGCGATCCCGTCGCCTCCATGGTGCGCGAGGGCGCAACACAGGCGGAAAAGGATGCCCTGCGTGTCGCGCTCGGCCTCGACAAGCCGATCCTCGTTCAATTCTTCGACTTTCTCGGCCAGGTGCTGACGGGCGATCTCGGCACGAGCTTCCGTTACCAGCAGCCGGTCGTCAGCCTGCTCATGAGCCGCCTTCCGGCGACGCTCGAACTGGTGATCGTCGCGACCTTCCTGGCGTTGGCCATCGGCATTCCGCTCGGCGTGCTCTGCGCGCTGAAGCCCAATTCCGTGCTGTCGCGGCTCACGCAGTCGGCGACGCTGATCGGCATTTCCATGCCCACTTTCGTCACGGGTCTGCTGCTCATCCTGGTCTTCGCCGTCAATCTGCGCTGGCTGCCCTCGTCGGGCCGCGGTGACCTCGTCGATCTCGGCTTCTGGAAGACAGGCTTCCTGACGCTTTCGGGCCTCAAGTCGCTGATCCTGCCGGCCATCACGCTCTCGGTCTTCCAGCTCACCCTGATCATGCGCCTGGTGCGCGCCGAGATGCTGGAGGTGCTGCGCACCGACTACATCAAGTTCGCCCGTGCCCGCGGCCTGAGCAATCGCGCCGTCTACTTCGGCCATGCGCTCAAGAACACCCTGGTGCCGGTGATCACCATCACGGGTCTGCAGCTGGGTTCGCTGATCGCTTTTGCCATCATCACCGAGACGGTGTTCCAGTGGCCGGGCATGGGCCTGCTCTTCACCAATGCGGTCGGCTATCCCGACGTGCCGGTGCTGGCCGCCTACCTGCTCTTCGTCGGCTTCCTGTTCGTCATGATCAACATGGTCGTCGACATTCTCTACACCTTCATCGATCCGCGCCTGAGGACCCGATAA
- a CDS encoding ABC transporter permease has translation MATKSLMRRLPPVSVMIAGLVLAVMLVLVVFAPLIAPMDPRDVSSYSLIDMEIPPAFMDGGDPRFLLGTDNQGRDLVSVILFGLRISVVIGLGAVLFAAALGVVLGLVAGFFGGIVDGIVMRIADVLVSFPTILVALLISGIARAQLSADTMLTWAPLVLIFSIAVNEWVQYARTVRASTMVEVARDYVRAAKVIGLPSGRIMGRHILPNVMSSVMVIATINLAGAILTEATLSFLGAGMPPTYPSLGTLIRIGNQFLFSGLWWIAVMPAAVLVILVLAVNVIGDYLRDRFNPKLMAR, from the coding sequence ATGGCCACGAAATCCCTGATGCGCCGGCTGCCGCCGGTTTCCGTCATGATCGCCGGCCTGGTGCTCGCCGTCATGCTCGTCCTCGTCGTCTTCGCGCCGCTGATCGCGCCGATGGACCCGCGCGACGTGTCGTCCTATTCGCTCATCGACATGGAAATTCCGCCGGCCTTCATGGATGGCGGCGATCCGCGCTTCCTGCTCGGCACCGACAACCAGGGCCGCGACCTCGTCTCGGTCATCCTGTTCGGGCTGCGCATCTCCGTCGTCATCGGCCTTGGCGCGGTGCTTTTCGCCGCCGCGCTCGGCGTCGTGCTCGGTCTTGTCGCCGGCTTCTTCGGCGGCATCGTCGATGGCATCGTCATGCGCATCGCCGATGTGCTGGTCAGCTTCCCGACCATTCTGGTGGCGCTCCTCATCAGCGGCATCGCCCGCGCGCAGCTCAGTGCCGATACGATGCTGACCTGGGCCCCGCTGGTGCTGATCTTCTCGATCGCCGTCAACGAATGGGTGCAATATGCCCGCACGGTGCGTGCCTCGACCATGGTGGAGGTCGCGCGTGACTACGTGCGCGCCGCCAAGGTCATCGGCCTGCCCTCGGGCCGCATCATGGGCCGGCACATCCTGCCGAACGTCATGAGCTCGGTCATGGTCATCGCCACGATCAACCTTGCCGGCGCGATCCTGACGGAAGCGACGCTGTCCTTCCTCGGTGCCGGCATGCCGCCGACCTATCCCTCGCTCGGCACGCTCATCCGCATCGGCAACCAGTTCCTGTTCTCCGGCCTCTGGTGGATCGCCGTCATGCCGGCGGCGGTGCTCGTCATCCTCGTGCTCGCCGTCAACGTGATCGGCGACTATTTGCGCGACCGCTTCAACCCGAAACTGATGGCCCGCTGA